Proteins from one Chloroflexota bacterium genomic window:
- a CDS encoding DUF429 domain-containing protein, with translation MVYLGIDPTAGRRPLNYAILDGRLNILAEGEGLAADLPELLSSYPEVLCAVDAPLMPNRGLMAQPEVRARYDLSAKSKTWSQYRVCEYELRRRNIKLYSTPGEVENAPTWMQAGWKLYELLREQGFETFAPDSTALRQLFEVHPHATFTVRLGHVPYRKDTLEGRLQRQLLLCEEGLHLPDSMDILEEITRHHLLRGTLNFNGLRTHDQLDALASALTAFYAHTKPNEIALVGDPADGQIVVPTAELKAHYE, from the coding sequence ATGGTTTACTTGGGAATCGATCCCACCGCCGGACGCCGCCCCCTCAACTACGCCATCCTCGACGGTAGGCTCAACATCCTGGCCGAGGGCGAAGGGTTAGCCGCCGATTTGCCGGAGTTGCTTTCGTCTTACCCCGAGGTGCTCTGCGCCGTGGACGCGCCCCTCATGCCCAACCGGGGGCTGATGGCCCAGCCCGAAGTCCGCGCCCGCTACGACCTCTCGGCCAAAAGCAAAACCTGGTCACAGTATCGCGTGTGCGAATATGAGCTTCGCCGCCGCAACATCAAACTCTACAGCACGCCCGGCGAGGTGGAAAACGCCCCGACCTGGATGCAGGCCGGCTGGAAGCTATACGAACTTCTGCGCGAGCAGGGCTTTGAAACCTTCGCGCCCGACTCGACCGCGCTCCGCCAACTGTTTGAAGTTCACCCGCATGCCACATTCACCGTCCGGCTCGGCCACGTGCCTTATCGCAAAGACACGCTCGAAGGCCGTCTGCAACGCCAGTTGTTGCTTTGCGAAGAAGGCCTGCACCTGCCCGACTCGATGGACATCCTCGAAGAGATCACCCGTCACCACCTTTTGCGCGGCACGCTCAACTTCAACGGCCTGCGCACCCACGATCAACTCGACGCTCTGGCCTCGGCCCTCACCGCCTTTTACGCCCACACCAAGCCCAACGAGATCGCCCTCGTCGGCGACCCGGCAGATGGGCAAATAGTGGTGCCAACCGCAGAATTGAAAGCGCACTACGAATAA